Proteins from a single region of Rhinolophus sinicus isolate RSC01 linkage group LG13, ASM3656204v1, whole genome shotgun sequence:
- the CYP24A1 gene encoding 1,25-dihydroxyvitamin D(3) 24-hydroxylase, mitochondrial translates to MSSPISKSRSLAAFLQQLRCLGQPPRPVTSTACAPPRPRKVPLCPLMERGEAQNAAALPGPTNWPLLGSLLEILWKGGLKKQHDTLAEYHKKYGQIFRMKLGSFDSVHLGSPYLLEALYRTESAYPQRLEIKPWKAYRDYRKEGYGLLILEGEDWQRVRSAFQKKLMKPVEIMKLDNKINEVLADFMGRIDELCDERGHIEDLYSELNKWSFESICLVLYEKRFGLLQKNAGDEALNFIMAIKTMMSTFGRMMVTPVELHKSLNTRVWQAHTLAWDTIFQSVKSCVNHRLEKYREQPCTDFLCDIYHHNRLSKKELYAAVTELQLAAVETTANSLMWILYNLSRNPHVQQKLLKEIRSVLPETQMPRAEDLRNMPYLKACLKESMRLTPSVPFTTRTLDKATVLGEYALPKGTVLMLNTQVLGSNEENFEDSSQFRPERWLQDKKKINPFAHLPFGIGKRMCIGRRLAELQLHLALCWIVRKYDIVATDNEPVEMLHLGILVPSRELPIAFCQR, encoded by the exons ATGAGCTCCCCCATCAGCAAGAGCCGCTCCCTGGCCGCCTTCCTACAGCAGCTGCGCTGCCTGGGACAGCCCCCCAGACCCGTGACATCGACGGCGTGCGCGCCCCCTCGGCCGCGGAAGGTGCCCCTCTGCCCGCTAATGGAACGTGGCGAGGCGCAGAACGCTGCCGCCCTGCCCGGCCCTACCAACTGGCCACTGCTGGGCAGCCTGCTGGAAATTCTCTGGAAAGGGGGGCTCAAGAAACAGCACGACACGCTG GCGGAGTACCACAAAAAGTACGGCCAGATTTTCCGCATGAAGTTGGGTTCCTTCGACTCGGTGCACCTGGGCTCGCCGTACCTGCTGGAAGCGCTGTACCGCACCGAGAGCGCGTACCCCCAGCGGCTGGAGATCAAACCCTGGAAGGCCTATCGCGACTATCGCAAGGAGGGCTACGGCCTTCTGATCCT GGAAGGAGAAGACTGGCAGCGGGTCCGGAGTGCCTTTCAAAAGAAACTCATGAAGCCAGTGGAAATTATGAAGCTGGACAACAAAATCAATGAG GTCTTGGCTGATTTTATGGGTAGAATAGATGAGCTCTGTGACGAGAGAGGCCACATCGAGGACTTATACAGTGAACTGAACAAATGgtcatttgaaa GCATCTGCCTGGTACTCTATGAGAAGAGATTTGGGCTCCTGCAGAAGAACGCAGGGGATGAAGCTTTGAATTTCATCATGGCCATCAAAACA ATGATGAGCACCTTTGGGAGGATGATGGTCACCCCGGTGGAGCTGCACAAGAGCCTCAACACCAGGGTCTGGCAGGCCCACACGCTGGCCTGGGACACCATTTTCCAGTCAG TCAAATCTTGTGTCAACCACCGGTTAGAAAAATACCGCGAGCAGCCTTGTACGGATTTCCTTTGTGACATTTATCACCACAATCGGCTTTCAAAGAAGGAATTGTACGCTGCTGTCACCGAGCTCCAGCTGGCTGCGGTAGAAACG acaGCGAACAGCTTAATGTGGATTCTCTACAATTTATCCCGTAATCCCCACGTGCAACAAAAGCTTCTTAAGGAAATTCGGAGTGTATTGCCTGAGACTCAGATGCCACGGGCAGAGGATTTGAGGAACATGCCATATTTAAAAGCCTGTCTGAAAGAATCCATGCG GCTTACCCCAAGTGTGCCATTTACAACTAGGACTCTTGACAAAGCAACGGTTCTGGGTGAATATGCTTTACCCAAAGGA ACAGTGTTGATGCTGAATACCCAGGTGCTGGGGTCCaatgaagaaaattttgaagattCAAGTCAGTTTAGACCCGAACGATGGCTTCAAGATAAAAAGAAGATCAACCCGTTTGCACATCTCCCGTTTGGCATCGGGAAAAGAATGTGCATCGGTCGCCGGTTAGCCGAGCTCCAGCTCCACTTGGCTCTTTGCTGG ATTGTCCGCAAGTATGACATCGTGGCCACGGACAACGAGCCCGTGGAGATGCTGCATTTGGGCATCCTGGTGCCTAGCCGGGAGCTCCCCATCGCTTTCTGCCAGCGATAA